The Brachypodium distachyon strain Bd21 chromosome 4, Brachypodium_distachyon_v3.0, whole genome shotgun sequence nucleotide sequence GCGCCTCGTTCAATCATCTTAATTACAAATGCTTAATTACTTTTAAGTTGATCGAAATCAATCGAGCTAGACTGCTAGCGGCGACGCTTCTGGATCCATGTCGGGAGACGACAGCAGCGACCCGCAGCGtccgagctccggcggcggcggcggcggctatgGCGGGCTGGGCCCGTCGGGGTACACGGCGGGAGTGGCCGTGCTCGTCAGCCTGCTCCTCATTGTCGCTCTCGTCAGGCTCCTCCGCTACGCCATCCGCCGCTCCTCCAAGCCCCCCGTCCAGCacccagctgccgctgccgctgccggtgcTCCTAGCGCGCCGttggaggtggcggtggaaatggcggcggcggtggcgccggcggcgggggtgtgCGTAGCGACGTACAGGAGGAGCGACGGGTGGCGGGAGGCGAGCTGCCCGGTGTGCCTCTGCGACTTCGCCGACGGGGAGGCGCTCAGGGTGCTCCCGGCCTGCATGCACTACTTCCACGCCGCCTGCGTCGGCGAGTGGCTCCACCGGAACGACACGTGCCCACTCTGCcgcgctgcgccgccgccgccggagccacCGCAGATGCCATCGCCGGCGGTGGCTCCGACGGCGTGACGGCGCTTATACTGGAAGCATTATATTTTTTGGGGGTGGGATTCAAAGTTTCAGACGAACAaatgatcttcttcttcttgagtCATTCATTATGTGTCCTAGTTAAGCAAAGGTCTAAACCCGAATGATCTTCATCATTTGTTAATTTCAATATGTAGTACACACAATTCTTTGGTACCAACCGGGTGCAAGGGGAGTTTGATACTAGTACAAATTCACAAAAGCAGCAACCGTAGCGGTTCTTGCGGCGAAAAGAAAAGGGCGCATATACACATAGTATACAAAACATGGTCCATGAAAATGGTAAAACCTGAAGACAGGACCGAGAACATCCCGGAACACAAAATCCTAAGAACATGAGTGCAAGCAGTAAGATGAAAACAAGAAACTCCACATACCATCCGCCTGCCAGGTAAAGTTTAAAGTTTCATTAAACCATGCCCTTTGGAAAAATTTCCATGGGTTTTCCTAGATGCAACAAAGATTATAAAGGGTTCCAGATGGCATGACATTACAAAGTTACAATGTGCAATTTCCAGATCATGCGAAACAAAGAGCCCTAAAAGATTCTGGTTGATGGTTCATCTACCTCCATACCATACGCCTGCCAGGTAAAGTTTACAAGTTTTTAAAAGATTTTCAACGAGCACCAGCAAAATCCTGAATAACCAAATGAGCAATTGACAGGGTGCACTACAGCGCTAACATTAAAACCAAAGTTTGATTGGCCTAAACTCTGCAAAACAGTGCAGCCAGAGACCCagctgcaagcctgcaacaGACAGAAATCGACAGCAGCACCCAGAGAGGGTGAATTTCTTCATTGGCTTCTTCCTTCAGTTGCGGTTCAGGTGCTCCGACAGTTTGTCTCTCACCCCAACAGCCTTCTCATCTGCTAACAGGCAAACCTGCTGCTTGTAGTTTGCGTCGTGATCGTCTgacagccgcgcctcctccatggccgcgTCCTCCTCTGTGGCGGCATTGTCCTCCATGTCTATCACTATGTTATGCAACAGGCAGCACACATGGATGATCCGGGGCAGCTTGTGCTTGTCCGGGCGCCACATCTCTCCATGCAGGAACTTCCATGTGTCTTTGAACTTTGCCAGCGCCTTCATTGCGACAGTTCTGGCTGCCAAGTGTCTCTTATTGAACTCTGCTTTGGAATCCGAGAGGTCATTCTCCTGGTAAGGTGTGAGGAGCCAGGGGATAAGAGGGTACCCTGCATCACCGAGCAAGTATTCCCCAATTTCTGATCCGTCTGATACCGTCAGTTTGTCACCATTCAGACGATAACCATTCTCGCACAGCTTGAAGAGACCAGAGCTGTGCAAGATACCTGACTCTTTCATGCTACCAGGCCATCCTGTCACAATGTCTGTGAACCTCATATCTGGATCAATCACGGCTTGCAGGACCATGCTGTAATTCTTCTGATGATCCTGCCAGACCTTGCAGTTTGGTTCAGCTGAAGAGAGGCACATTACGATGTGAGTTGTGTCTACAACGCCACAGCAGTTTGGCAAACCGTGAATCTCCTCAAACTTGGACTTGATCATCGCCATCTCATCAGAGTCTGGCCAGCGCAGGTGGTGGCCTGCTCGTGCCTCCACAGCTTCAACAAACCTCCAAGTTATCAGCGAGACGGTCGAGTGGTTCACACCAACAGAGCCTCCTACGGTCACTAGTGACCCACCGGAGTTCAACCTTCTCAGAGCAACAGCTACTCGATCTTCTAGAGACATTATCCTTCCATCGAGAAAGGTATAGCTGCTCGACCTTACCATCATATCATCTTTCACCAAGCTGCAGACATAGTCAAAGGTTTTTCTTGGCATTTTGAAGACAGACTCAAATCTGTGTGCATCATCCATGGAAGCTAAGGTTCCTGAAAATATTTAAAAGTGGTTACAAAACCCATAACTTGCAAGGCAAGAGCTCTACCTATGACAGTGTTAAAATAGATGACAGCAATCACATATGAATTAACAACTAAATTATATTCTATAGAATTGTTAAACTCGAGCAATAAAGTGTTTGTCAGGTGGAgatcaaatttcaaaatatagTTA carries:
- the LOC100841164 gene encoding protein ALP1-like, which gives rise to MAPLRGAKRRKRAAAAEKKAAAQAMAAAAAGHPATGGDWWDGFSVRMAGTLASMDDAHRFESVFKMPRKTFDYVCSLVKDDMMVRSSSYTFLDGRIMSLEDRVAVALRRLNSGGSLVTVGGSVGVNHSTVSLITWRFVEAVEARAGHHLRWPDSDEMAMIKSKFEEIHGLPNCCGVVDTTHIVMCLSSAEPNCKVWQDHQKNYSMVLQAVIDPDMRFTDIVTGWPGSMKESGILHSSGLFKLCENGYRLNGDKLTVSDGSEIGEYLLGDAGYPLIPWLLTPYQENDLSDSKAEFNKRHLAARTVAMKALAKFKDTWKFLHGEMWRPDKHKLPRIIHVCCLLHNIVIDMEDNAATEEDAAMEEARLSDDHDANYKQQVCLLADEKAVGVRDKLSEHLNRN
- the LOC112268879 gene encoding putative RING-H2 finger protein ATL69, with translation MSGDDSSDPQRPSSGGGGGGYGGLGPSGYTAGVAVLVSLLLIVALVRLLRYAIRRSSKPPVQHPAAAAAAGAPSAPLEVAVEMAAAVAPAAGVCVATYRRSDGWREASCPVCLCDFADGEALRVLPACMHYFHAACVGEWLHRNDTCPLCRAAPPPPEPPQMPSPAVAPTA